A single region of the Lotus japonicus ecotype B-129 chromosome 4, LjGifu_v1.2 genome encodes:
- the LOC130716186 gene encoding uncharacterized protein LOC130716186 — protein sequence MVDVDRRMTGLNQAHIAGLRRLSARAATVSAAATTVRNGLLSFSPLADKVITHLRTSGIEVQPGLSDAEFARAEAEFGFVFPPDLRAILAAGLPVGAGFPNWRAAGGARLHLRASLDLPIAAISFQIARNALWARCWGPRPAEPEKALRVARNALKRAPLLIPIFNHCYIPCNPSLAGNPIFFVDESRVFCCGFDLSDFFDRESPFRGSESEPGPLVLKKQRSVAEKTKTTSVCSASGFQRRSLDAGGRTPRWVEFWSDAAVDRRRRFSSSSVTESESPEKFFDVRRWELPKWVEDYVGGIGSVLREGGWSESDISEMVEVSGSGFFEGDMVMLDNQAVLDAMLLKVDRFSDSLRKSGWSSEEVSDALGFDFRLPEKERRPPMKLSPELVQRIEKLAESVSRS from the coding sequence ATGGTCGACGTGGACCGCCGAATGACCGGTCTGAACCAGGCTCACATTGCCGGTCTAAGAAGACTCTCAGCCCGAGCCGCCACCGTttccgccgccgccaccaccgtaCGCAACGGCCTTCTCTCCTTCTCACCTCTCGCCGACAAAGTCATAACCCACCTCCGCACCTCCGGCATAGAGGTCCAACCGGGTCTCTCCGACGCCGAATTCGCCCGCGCCGAGGCCGAGTTCGGCTTCGTCTTCCCACCTGACCTCCGAGCCATTCTCGCCGCCGGTTTACCCGTCGGCGCCGGATTCCCCAACTGGCGCGCCGCCGGAGGCGCGCGCCTCCACCTCCGGGCATCACTGGACCTCCCAATCGCGGCGATTTCGTTCCAAATCGCGAGAAACGCGCTCTGGGCACGGTGCTGGGGTCCGAGACCCGCTGAACCCGAAAAGGCTTTACGGGTCGCGAGGAACGCGTTGAAGAGAGCACCCCTCTTGATCCCAATCTTCAACCACTGCTACATTCCCTGCAACCCTTCCCTCGCCGGAAACCCCATCTTCTTCGTCGACGAAAGCCGCGTGTTCTGCTGCGGTTTCGACCTCTCAGATTTCTTCGACCGTGAGTCACCGTTTCGGGGCTCCGAATCGGAACCGGGTCCTCTTGTTCTCAAGAAGCAGAGATCCGTCGctgagaaaacaaaaacaacctCCGTTTGCTCCGCCTCCGGGTTCCAACGGCGGAGCCTCGACGCCGGAGGGAGGACGCCGAGATGGGTGGAGTTTTGGAGTGACGCCGCCGTTGATCGTCGCcggagattttcttcatcgtcgGTGACGGAGTCGGAGTCGCCGGAGAAATTCTTCGATGTGCGGCGGTGGGAGCTGCCGAAGTGGGTGGAGGATTATGTCGGCGGAATCGGGTCGGTTTTGAGAGAAGGTGGGTGGAGCGAATCGGATATATCCGAAATGGTGGAGGTTTCGGGTTCGGGCTTTTTTGAAGGTGATATGGTAATGTTGGATAATCAAGCAGTGTTGGATGCTATGTTATTGAAAGTGGATCGGTTTTCGGATTCGCTTCGAAAATCCGGGTGGAGCTCCGAAGAGGTTTCGGATGCTTTGGGATTCGATTTTCGATTACCGGAGAAAGAACGACGACCGCCTATGAAGCTGTCACCTGAACTGGTCCAGAGGATTGAGAAACTGGCAGAATCGGTTTCCCGGTCATGA